Proteins encoded together in one Plasmodium vivax chromosome 6, whole genome shotgun sequence window:
- a CDS encoding Phist protein (Pf-fam-b) (encoded by transcript PVX_001680A), whose protein sequence is MHERMRSNVRYGEMENEPGWEECSYPGSERNFQSHRDQMDYHYDQMWAREEWLRRGRHRYRSSYDICPFGCTDADMLKELSEAEINERLAKLGSQVSVREMFILWSNVHRHERKKYIQMQERAKMFCDHLVETFQIPEEVRIRVWMKVHRCMTSVFLRFERRHHKHFFMLLRRGPSARTNFLRYINRTRNVWNMRRVKINSYWRSKMVGFFRGYWNRCFSGAYRGAGVRGYDRVGSMDHSRVGSTEYDSRGVRQHDRRYANRYDSSYADRYDSRYADRHISRYSDRYDSRYAGRYDSRYGGLNDRRGSSIYGSVGSSIYGSVGSNIYGSVGSSLYGSRDSVMCESRDGGMDESRSEGLNDSRSEGLNDSRSEGLDDSRSESLNGSRNEGLNESRSEGLNESRSEGLNESRSEGLDDSRIEGLDESRSEGLYDGSSESLNESRSEGLYDSINEGLDQSRSEGLDESRVEGLNKRTNGGMEESRGGDNA, encoded by the coding sequence ATGCATGAGAGGATGCGTTCCAATGTGAGGTACGGAGAAATGGAAAACGAGCCAGGGTGGGAGGAGTGTAGCTACCCAGGTAGCGAAAGGAACTTCCAGTCCCATAGGGACCAGATGGATTACCATTATGATCAAATGTGGGCAAGGGAGGAGTGGCTACGCAGAGGGAGACACAGGTATAGAAGTTCCTATGATATTTGTCCTTTCGGTTGCACAGATGCTGACATGCTGAAGGAGCTATCCGAAGCGGAGATAAATGAGAGACTTGCAAAGCTAGGCAGTCAAGTTAGCGTTAGGGAGATGTTCATTCTGTGGAGTAATGTACATAGgcatgaaaggaaaaagtacATTCAAATGCAAGAAAGAGCAAAGATGTTCTGCGACCATTTAGTTGAGACCTTTCAAATTCCAGAAGAGGTTAGGATAAGAGTATGGATGAAGGTGCATAGGTGTATGACGTCTGTTTTTCTTCGCTTTGAAAGAAGACACcacaaacatttttttatgcttctgAGGAGGGGCCCATCTGCTAGGACTAACTTCCTTCGCTATATAAATCGAACCCGCAATGTGTGGAACATGCGCAGGGTGAAGATAAACAGCTACTGGCGTAGCAAGATGGTTGGGTTTTTTAGGGGGTACTGGAACAGGTGCTTCAGTGGGGCGTACCGGGGTGCGGGTGTTAGAGGTTACGACAGAGTGGGGTCTATGGATCACAGCAGAGTGGGGTCTACGGAGTATGATAGTAGGGGCGTAAGACAACACGACAGGAGGTATGCCAATCGCTACGATAGTAGTTATGCGGACCGCTACGACAGCAGGTATGCGGACCGCCACATCAGCAGATATTCAGACCGCTACGACAGCAGGTATGCAGGCCGCTACGACAGCAGGTATGGCGGATTGAACGATAGAAGGGGCAGCAGCATTTATGGCAGTGTAGGTAGCAGCATCTATGGCAGTGTAGGTAGCAACATTTATGGCAGTGTAGGTAGCAGCTTGTACGGAAGTAGGGATAGCGTCATGTGCGAGAGTAGGGATGGAGGGATGGACGAGAGTAGAAGTGAGGGTCTTAATGATAGTAGAAGTGAGGGCCTTAATGATAGTAGAAGTGAGGGCCTTGATGATAGTAGAAGTGAGAGTCTTAATGGGAGTAGGAATGAGGGATTGAATGAGAGTAGAAGTGAAGGCTTGAATGAGAGTAGAAGTGAGGGCTTGAATGAGAGTAGAAGTGAGGGCTTAGATGATAGTAGAATTGAAGGTTTAGATGAGAGTAGAAGTGAGGGCTTGTATGATGGTAGTAGTGAGAGCCTTAATGAGAGTAGGAGTGAGGGATTGTATGACAGTATTAATGAGGGCCTCGATCAGAGTAGAAGTGAAGGCCTTGATGAGAGCAGAGTTGAAGGCTTGAACAAGCGCACCAACGGAGGGATGGAAGAATCACGCGGTGGAGACAACGCGTAG
- a CDS encoding Phist protein (Pf-fam-b) (encoded by transcript PVX_001685A) — translation MRNLRFFRHANVVCFALLHILVQDEPSSRGRGMMQPRSLSEFVSSIFPSSYGNMFADEDDLLPEDGFSSDDDAGTCVPKCGGSRSCGSMESESCARGSCFRGGFPGSGVPADDSSDDGKSCPGSASCGGSFCKGVGDMAAGMTGGVADFSAEQSLKSEMESAMESEMKNAMESAMASEMESAMESAMASEMESAMESEMKNAMESEMKNAMESAMASEMESAMESEMKNAMESAMESAMGNPMDNPLTSSLDNPLDMPLSNGTDDPTEDTVEDAVEETLGDDAEETMSDDVEEMLDDGSDETLEDSVAEALDDYLDDDDMEETVDDSLDDGVEDAVEDALDGTAEDILGDHVEDDMLSPDEDFVEEDSPDLMDDASDELLIDLEFSDPNDLDGRINRPYDHVNVKVTQTAGKWDSLGPNPFLFNNNSCPYGCRNSDLSKTLTEEQLDEKIYNLGSVVDVRDMYIIWNYVNDNEKKKFYSMRTMLLTYCDCLSDACEIPHEIKKQEWLKVHRFMNRVFLRYEKRFTKYIHSFLKHGKTDRWRFIDFLNNYKAKCNKFRIVMYNYWKNNIFTRIDTYQRFLVDVS, via the exons ATGAGGAACCTCAGGTTTTTTAGGCATGCGAACGTAGTTTGCTTCGCGTTGCTGCATATTTTAGTTCAG GATGAGCCCTCGAGCAGAGGAAGGGGCATGATGCAGCCCAGGAGCCTCTCCGAATTTGTGTCTTCCATATTTCCATCCTCATATGGAAATATGTTTGCTGATGAGGACGATTTGCTGCCGGAAGATGGTTTTAGCTCAGATGATGATGCCGGTACGTGTGTTCCAAAATGTGGGGGTAGTCGCAGCTGCGGTTCTATGGAGAGCGAGTCCTGTGCGCGAGGTAGCTGCTTCCGAGGTGGGTTCCCCGGCAGTGGGGTTCCCGCAGATGACAGCTCCGATGATGGTAAGTCCTGCCCGGGGAGCGCCTCATGCGGGGGGAGCTTCTGCAAGGGGGTCGGCGACATGGCGGCGGGCATGACAGGTGGTGTTGCGGATTTTTCTGCAGAGCAGTCGTTGAAAAGTGAGATGGAAAGTGCGATGGAAAGTGAGATGAAAAATGCGATGGAAAGTGCGATGGCAAGTGAGATGGAAAGTGCGATGGAAAGTGCGATGGCAAGTGAGATGGAAAGTGCGATGGAaagtgaaatgaaaaatgcgaTGGAAAGTGAGATGAAAAATGCGATGGAAAGTGCGATGGCAAGTGAGATGGAAAGTGCGATGGAAAGTGAGATGAAAAATGCGATGGAAAGTGCGATGGAAAGTGCGATGGGCAATCCGATGGATAATCCGCTGACCAGCTCGCTGGACAATCCCCTGGATATGCCCCTGAGTAACGGCACGGATGACCCAACTGAAGACACCGTGGAGGACGCAGTGGAGGAAACTCTGGGCGACGACGCGGAGGAAACCATGAGCGACGATGTGGAGGAAATGCTGGACGATGGTTCAGACGAGACGTTGGAAGATTCTGTGGCAGAAGCTTTGGATGACTATTTAGATGACGACGATATGGAGGAGACGGTAGATGACTCCTTGGATGATGGGGTGGAAGATGCAGTGGAGGACGCTTTGGATGGCACTGCAGAGGATATCTTGGGGGACCATGTAGAAGACGACATGTTGAGCCCAGATGAGGATTTCGTGGAAGAGGATTCCCCCGATCTTATGGATGACGCATCTGACGAATTGTTAATAGATTTAGAATTTTCAGATCCTAACGATTTAGATGGTAGAATAAATAGACCATATGACCATGTCAATGTGAAGGTCACTCAGACAGCAGGGAAATGGGATTCTTTAGGTCCCAATccgttcctttttaataataatagctGCCCTTACGGATGTAGGAATTCCGATTTATCCAAGACGTTAACTGAAGAACAGCTAGATGAAAAGATCTACAATTTGGGTTCTGTCGTAGATGTGAGGGACATGTACATCATATGGAATTATGTAAATGataatgagaagaaaaagtttTACAGCATGAGGACTATGTTGCTGACCTACTGCGACTGCCTGTCAGATGCATGTGAAATCCCtcatgaaattaaaaaacaagaATGGCTAAAGGTCCATCGATTCATGAATAGAGTGTTTTTAAGGTACGAAAAGAGGTTCACCAAATATATCCACTCGTTTTTGAAGCATGGAAAGACCGACCGATGGAGATTCATAGATTTCTTAAACAACTACAAAGCGAAGTGCAACAAGTTTAGGATCGTCATGTATAACTACTGGAAGAATAACATCTTCACCCGGATCGACACCTACCAGCGCTTTCTGGTCGACGTGAGTTGA